A genome region from Haliotis asinina isolate JCU_RB_2024 chromosome 11, JCU_Hal_asi_v2, whole genome shotgun sequence includes the following:
- the LOC137255982 gene encoding uncharacterized protein: MDGFPTAFFLAPLEDVINNPYVLFRLVTPTPPNSLQKRGGVESAAGLVNVIPLRRVYRMETMEEIEIFKRELIKRPLVLQCMSHFGVGCRSVGLGCGILPNDKNWVLLINQTYPKILSRIQMGCDAAKNAMDKGHPFVLRFQFGTLLQRLHTELFPEEQMRFPILQYAEWEFAEVVIRFPGGVSSEEEEPPATFMSPVCTELNFDFADINQNEIKLVSNTQNKVLRGQIPAITEEEIRDVLHGWTINEISPLDDIGEERPETYNYAQAGRLYESFRRKKRRQPKASDSSQGAGEKPNDKIRMHSATSVQDDSIDIREVETSFMEDDGGFTPARRNLPSDTRQPVRPQRRGDNYQPRLQEKTEHGYGNDHLYPNITVVDNNRGRTSSSDSYNNMNSRPDAPRPFDQIPHRDSDRSSHSTGGADSGYSGADDDGFSGYYGNRRQDGHRKPESDYMRERDDYHYDPMDKYGSTTTQRAHENLGFRMDDNDDIIRKHKELASKTKPSRGYDGGGQSMHVYERPNEHYEERHDYGRLSRPQHRHYNDSGDNRRDYYEPRDRSRGYSSERTPTSYNSSVAPEAGSKFRLPEQEAVSESFI; this comes from the exons ATGGACGGGTTTCCCACGGCGTTCTTCCTGGCGCCCCTGGAGGACGTCATCAACAACCCATATGTGCTGTTCCGACTGGTGACCCCCACGCCCCCCAACAGTTTGCAGAAACGCGGAGGGGTCGAGTCGGCGGCTGGGCTTGTCAACGTCATCCCTCTGAGACG AGTCTACAGAATGGAAACAATGGAGGAGATCGAGATCTTCAAACGAGAGTTGATAAAGCGCCCCCTGGTGTTGCAGTGCATGTCGCACTTCGGCGTCGGATGTCGTTCCGTCGGGTTGGGTTGCGGTATCCTCCCCAACGACA aaaactgGGTGCTGTTGATCAACCAGACCTATCCCAAGATTCTCAGTCGAATACAAATGGGATGTGATGCCGCCAAGAATGCTATGGACAAAGGTCACCCTTTCGTCCTTCGA TTCCAGTTCGGGACGTTGCTGCAGCGGCTGCACACGGAGCTGTTTCCCGAGGAACAGATGCGGTTCCCGATCCTCCAGTATGCAGAGTGGGAGTTCGCTGAGGTCGTCATCAGATTCCCCGGGGGTGTCAGCTCTGAAGAAGAGGAACCCCCGGCAACATTCATGTCCCCAGTA TGCACTGAGCTCAATTTCGACTTTGCGGACATCAATCAGAACGAGATAAAACTTGTTTCTAATACGCAAAACAAGGTGTTAAGAGGACAGATCCCAGCAATAACAGAAG AGGAAATACGAGATGTTCTGCACGGATGGACGATAAATGAGATCTCGCCATTAGATGATATCGGAGAGGAACGGCCCGAGACTTATAACTACGCGCAAGCTGGCCGTTTGTACGAGAGCTTCCGGCGCAAGAAACGACGACAGCCAAAGGCCAGCGACAGTTCACAAGGTGCGGGAGAAAAACCCAATGATAAAATACGTATGCACAGTGCAACAAGTGTTCAAGACGATAGCATAGACATTCGGGAGGTTGAAACATCGTTCATGGAGGATGACGGTGGTTTTACCCCTGCCAGACGCAATTTGCCCTCAGACACCAGACAACCTGTCCGACCTCAGCGAAGGGGAGATAATTACCAACCACGTTTGCAGGAGAAAACAGAGCACGGCTATGGCAATGATCATCTCTATCCAAACATCACCGTGGTGGACAACAATCGAGGCCGGACATCGTCCAGCGATAGTTACAACAACATGAATTCACGTCCTGATGCACCCAGACCGTTTGACCAGATCCCACACAGAGACAGTGACCGGTCCTCTCACTCCACGGGAGGAGCGGACAGTGGCTACTCGGGAGCTGACGATGATGGGTTCAGTGGTTACTATGGCAACCGGAGGCAAGATGGCCACCGGAAGCCAGAAAGTGATTACATGAGAGAAAGGGATGATTACCATTATGATCCAATGGACAAATACGGCAGCACGACAACTCAGAGAGCTCACGAGAATCTCGGATTCCGCATGGATGATAACGATGATATTATCCGGAAACATAAAGAGTTAGCTTCTAAAACGAAACCATCCAGAGGATACGACGGGGGTGGTCAGTCAATGCATGTGTATGAACGCCCGAACGAACACTACGAGGAACGTCACGATTATGGCCGACTGAGCCGGCCTCAACATCGCCATTACAATGACAGTGGTGACAACAGACGGGACTATTACGAACCACGTGACCGATCACGTGGTTACAGCAGTGAGCGAACTCCAACAAGTTACAATAGCTCAGTGGCACCAGAAGCTGGGTCAAAATTCAGGCTTCCGGAACAGGAAGCAGTGTCTGAGAGCTTTATCTGA